In Methylococcus geothermalis, one genomic interval encodes:
- a CDS encoding COG4648 family protein encodes MSRSRLPLYWIVAGIALAAYAVLNHYVMAVHAGSSLAAWLPLAPVAVAAGAVAWRSRWRYLLLGAGAGLLVLLWLSPERMAPGDKVLYAYLAEHVGINALLGWGFGSTLLAGREPLCTRLARSVHGVLPPEVERYSRAVTAAWTVFFGSVAAVSLLLFFFASIDAWSIFANFVNLPLAIAMFVAEYRIRLRALPDFQHASIMTSFRSFSASSKPAGAVAESGQG; translated from the coding sequence ATGTCCCGGAGCCGCCTTCCGTTGTATTGGATCGTTGCCGGGATCGCGCTTGCGGCTTATGCCGTACTCAATCATTACGTCATGGCCGTTCATGCGGGGAGTTCGCTGGCGGCGTGGCTTCCCCTCGCGCCGGTAGCGGTCGCGGCGGGGGCTGTCGCCTGGCGGTCACGCTGGCGTTACCTGCTGCTGGGGGCCGGCGCCGGCCTGCTGGTGCTGCTGTGGTTGTCGCCGGAGCGGATGGCGCCGGGCGACAAGGTGCTTTACGCCTATCTCGCCGAGCATGTCGGCATCAACGCGCTGCTGGGATGGGGGTTCGGGAGCACTCTGCTGGCCGGGCGCGAGCCGTTGTGTACCCGGCTGGCGCGTTCGGTCCATGGCGTCCTGCCACCCGAGGTGGAGCGCTATTCCCGGGCGGTGACAGCGGCCTGGACGGTTTTTTTTGGAAGCGTCGCGGCGGTATCCCTGCTGCTGTTTTTCTTCGCTTCCATCGACGCCTGGTCGATCTTCGCCAATTTCGTGAATCTGCCTCTGGCGATCGCGATGTTCGTGGCGGAATACCGTATTCGCTTGCGGGCGCTGCCGGATTTCCAGCATGCCTCGATCATGACGAGTTTCCGCTCCTTCTCGGCGTCGTCCAAGCCTGCCGGGGCTGTCGCGGAATCGGGACAGGGATGA
- a CDS encoding phosphopantetheine-binding protein — MTLANETLEREVTDLVISTLNLDVSPEAVDPEAPLYREGLGLDSIDILEIALVVSKRYGFQLRADNEDNVRIFGSLRSLSQHIAVHRVEC; from the coding sequence ATGACGCTCGCGAACGAGACGCTCGAGCGTGAGGTGACGGATCTGGTGATCTCCACCCTGAATCTGGACGTCAGCCCCGAGGCCGTCGATCCGGAAGCGCCCTTGTATCGCGAGGGACTCGGCCTGGATTCGATCGACATCCTGGAGATCGCGCTGGTCGTTTCCAAACGTTACGGCTTCCAATTGCGGGCGGACAACGAGGACAACGTCCGAATCTTCGGTTCGCTGCGCAGTCTGTCTCAGCATATCGCGGTCCACCGGGTCGAGTGTTGA